In Desulfosediminicola ganghwensis, a single window of DNA contains:
- a CDS encoding sigma-54-dependent transcriptional regulator, with translation MTSDSNKPQLNPKLVMIVDDEPDMLAMLRLVIQKKCRCDVITAASGRVALEKLKNSHPDVIVTDIKMPDLDGLELLKKVREHDATISVIIMTGYGTIDMAVQALKDGAYDFLEKPFDQNHIVHIATKGLERTALLRTNQRLQNQLNTIAQPEGFVGKSPALKRALDLIKRVADTDATVLIRGESGTGKEVAARALHNLSNRKNHTMVTVNCPALPEHILESELFGYSKGAFTGAVQAKKGLFLEADRSTILLDEIADIPVSVQTKLLRVLQEKEIQPLGQNKTMKIDARVVASTNQDLEAKIEAGEFREDLFYRLNVVTITMPSLREVSEDVPLLIHHYLSYFKDHYNRPEAEISPKTLQYLYSNNWPGNIRELRNTIKRIVLIGDSGIAENGEGEIDSANKTERFEDLYPIHYNDAKSEILRRFSVGYLRNLLQEHQGNVTNAAAACGLERQGLQRIMRRYNIVSADFKS, from the coding sequence ATGACCAGCGATAGCAATAAACCCCAATTAAACCCCAAACTGGTCATGATAGTCGATGATGAGCCGGATATGCTCGCCATGCTACGGCTTGTAATCCAAAAAAAATGCCGTTGCGATGTTATTACCGCTGCTTCAGGTAGGGTTGCTCTTGAAAAACTCAAAAATTCACATCCGGACGTCATTGTAACCGACATCAAGATGCCGGACCTGGACGGCTTGGAGCTGCTTAAAAAAGTTCGCGAACATGACGCCACGATTTCAGTCATAATCATGACGGGCTACGGCACCATAGATATGGCCGTGCAGGCGCTAAAAGATGGTGCATATGATTTTCTGGAGAAACCGTTTGATCAGAATCATATTGTTCATATCGCCACAAAAGGACTCGAGCGCACTGCCCTGCTTCGAACAAATCAGCGATTACAGAATCAGCTCAACACTATTGCTCAACCTGAAGGATTTGTAGGTAAAAGCCCTGCCTTAAAGCGCGCTCTCGACCTCATCAAAAGAGTTGCCGACACGGATGCAACGGTGCTGATTCGCGGTGAAAGCGGGACGGGGAAAGAAGTTGCTGCCCGAGCCCTGCATAATCTCAGCAATCGTAAAAACCATACGATGGTAACAGTGAATTGTCCCGCACTTCCTGAGCATATTCTTGAGAGTGAACTTTTCGGGTACTCAAAAGGCGCATTTACAGGGGCAGTGCAGGCGAAAAAGGGGTTGTTTCTGGAAGCTGACCGCTCAACTATCCTGCTGGACGAAATTGCGGATATCCCTGTCTCTGTGCAGACCAAACTTTTACGGGTGTTGCAGGAAAAAGAGATTCAGCCGCTTGGCCAGAATAAAACCATGAAGATTGATGCCAGGGTGGTTGCTTCTACCAATCAGGATCTTGAGGCAAAGATAGAGGCAGGAGAATTCAGGGAAGATCTCTTTTACCGCCTAAACGTCGTCACCATTACAATGCCGAGTTTGCGTGAGGTGTCGGAAGATGTCCCGTTGCTTATTCACCATTATCTCTCATACTTCAAAGATCATTACAACCGGCCGGAAGCTGAAATATCTCCCAAGACCCTGCAATATCTTTACTCGAACAACTGGCCGGGAAACATCCGCGAACTACGGAATACCATCAAACGAATAGTATTGATTGGAGATAGCGGTATTGCAGAAAATGGTGAAGGTGAAATTGATTCTGCCAATAAGACAGAGCGGTTTGAGGATCTGTATCCAATCCATTACAATGATGCCAAATCTGAAATTCTCAGGCGCTTTTCAGTGGGATATCTGCGTAATCTTCTGCAGGAACATCAGGGAAACGTGACCAATGCTGCCGCAGCCTGCGGTCTGGAACGCCAGGGATTACAACGAATCATGCGGCGCTACAACATCGTTTCAGCTGATTTTAAATCATAG
- a CDS encoding PEP/pyruvate-binding domain-containing protein → MLITSLLKRWSYQLLAPGTLLREQYEALKQLLQYDVRCHEQMAELQELLYSEQPEDYARVRERFGLFSADVSAMLDALELMEPGKYSALRNYHKKFDFYTRFLLEPPRTPTTPPYILTLDSIAENIDCVGNKAQHLATLQNELNIDVPKAFVITTNSFHRFIEHNNFRETIDGLLASLDIHSAESLSSTSKQLFELITSGVTPADLEQDILSGFDTLAEGNPVLRVAVRSSALGEDGDSSFAGQFETVLNVSRAGVLKAYKDVLASKYSPGAMYYRIRQGWGDEETTMSVLVMKMIPAKFSGVAYTSDILDLSKKRDSIHLHVIDGIGEELVGGRATPAQFLVQRTAPHDIRKCSEACSEIAETHIRKISALAIDIEKYYQTPQDIEWAVDASDKIFILQARSLHNSILQDSEEQLVIHKHNANALVDNCECASAGTASGIIYRLDENHNLDDIPSGAVLVCLNTPPDYVKIIHRVSAVLSQSGSRASHFATVAREFGVPFLSAIDDAYTRFTTGDLVTVDGFRGTVYPGRVEELLNKKQRPVTGNKYRRVIGEMLKFIAPLELIDPTAENFTPEGCRSMHDIIRFCHEKGLQALFSTGKPGSARGAVRFAADIPLDVYLFDVGGGMSSAGSTNTPVELAAIKSIPFHALWRGLSHPDVKWKQKPFDWEAYERIELSGAVPPKKDSFAFASYAVISKDYLHFNIRFGYHFTIVDVLCSENSAENHCMLRFAGGGGDFWHRSLRIEFIHLVLKQLGFHVVVKGDLLEAKLPGLAVEIMEEKLDMLGRLLGATKLMDMVLEDDEMVQSCAADFFAGRYSFSQEG, encoded by the coding sequence ATGTTGATAACGTCACTTCTTAAACGCTGGAGTTATCAACTTCTGGCACCGGGCACTCTGTTGCGCGAACAGTATGAGGCGCTCAAACAACTCCTGCAGTACGACGTTCGCTGCCACGAGCAGATGGCGGAACTTCAGGAGTTGCTTTATAGCGAACAGCCTGAGGATTATGCCAGGGTACGAGAGCGTTTCGGGCTGTTCTCCGCTGATGTTTCAGCAATGCTTGATGCGCTTGAATTGATGGAGCCAGGCAAATATTCCGCCCTCAGGAATTACCATAAGAAATTCGATTTTTACACCCGCTTTCTCCTGGAACCTCCCCGAACACCTACCACTCCACCATACATTCTGACACTGGACTCGATAGCTGAGAACATTGACTGTGTCGGCAACAAAGCTCAACATCTGGCCACGCTGCAAAACGAACTGAATATAGATGTTCCTAAAGCATTTGTTATTACCACCAACAGTTTTCACCGGTTCATAGAGCACAACAATTTTAGAGAGACAATCGATGGCTTGCTGGCAAGCCTTGATATACACTCTGCTGAATCACTCTCAAGTACCTCGAAGCAACTCTTTGAGCTGATCACTTCAGGAGTCACACCAGCAGACCTTGAGCAGGATATACTTTCAGGTTTTGATACACTTGCCGAAGGCAATCCGGTCCTGCGTGTCGCTGTCAGAAGCAGTGCGCTGGGAGAAGATGGTGACAGTTCATTTGCAGGCCAGTTCGAAACGGTTCTCAACGTCAGCAGAGCAGGAGTATTGAAAGCGTATAAAGATGTACTCGCTTCCAAATATTCGCCGGGTGCCATGTATTACCGTATTCGCCAGGGGTGGGGAGATGAGGAGACCACCATGTCCGTACTGGTGATGAAGATGATTCCCGCAAAATTCAGTGGAGTTGCATACACCAGTGACATTCTTGACTTGAGCAAAAAACGGGACAGCATACATCTTCATGTGATTGATGGAATCGGTGAAGAACTGGTCGGTGGCAGGGCTACCCCAGCTCAATTTCTGGTGCAGCGTACAGCACCACACGACATCAGGAAATGTTCAGAAGCCTGTTCAGAGATTGCCGAAACGCACATTCGCAAAATTTCGGCTCTGGCTATCGATATTGAAAAGTATTACCAGACTCCTCAGGATATCGAGTGGGCAGTTGATGCCTCTGACAAAATATTTATCCTGCAGGCCAGATCACTACATAATTCAATACTCCAAGATTCGGAAGAGCAGCTTGTAATCCATAAACACAATGCAAACGCACTTGTAGACAACTGCGAGTGTGCATCTGCAGGAACAGCCTCAGGCATAATTTACAGGCTGGATGAAAATCATAATTTAGATGATATTCCATCCGGTGCCGTACTTGTATGCCTCAATACTCCTCCCGATTATGTGAAAATCATTCACAGGGTTTCAGCAGTCCTGAGTCAGAGTGGCAGTCGGGCCAGCCATTTTGCAACTGTGGCCCGTGAATTTGGAGTACCGTTTCTCAGCGCTATTGATGATGCATACACACGTTTTACTACCGGGGACCTTGTCACGGTGGATGGCTTTAGGGGAACCGTATATCCAGGAAGAGTTGAAGAGTTACTGAATAAAAAGCAACGTCCTGTCACAGGTAATAAATATCGACGTGTTATAGGAGAAATGCTGAAATTTATAGCACCTCTTGAGCTCATCGACCCGACTGCCGAAAACTTTACTCCTGAAGGATGTCGCTCTATGCACGACATCATCCGTTTCTGTCATGAAAAAGGCCTTCAGGCGCTCTTTTCTACCGGAAAGCCAGGGTCTGCGCGTGGCGCAGTTCGTTTTGCAGCCGATATTCCACTTGATGTTTATCTTTTTGACGTGGGTGGCGGAATGTCATCTGCTGGTTCAACAAACACTCCTGTGGAGCTTGCAGCCATCAAATCCATACCTTTTCATGCTTTGTGGCGGGGATTAAGCCATCCTGATGTCAAGTGGAAACAGAAACCTTTTGATTGGGAAGCCTATGAACGAATTGAATTATCCGGTGCTGTCCCTCCGAAAAAAGATAGCTTTGCCTTTGCCAGTTACGCCGTTATCAGCAAAGACTACCTCCACTTCAATATTCGATTCGGTTATCACTTCACTATTGTAGACGTTCTCTGCAGTGAGAACAGTGCAGAAAATCACTGTATGCTTCGCTTTGCCGGAGGTGGTGGTGACTTTTGGCATAGATCACTGCGTATAGAATTTATACATCTGGTCCTGAAACAACTTGGTTTTCATGTAGTTGTAAAAGGCGATTTACTTGAGGCAAAACTTCCCGGGCTTGCCGTAGAAATCATGGAAGAAAAACTGGATATGCTTGGGCGTCTCCTCGGCGCAACCAAACTCATGGATATGGTGCTTGAAGATGATGAAATGGTTCAGTCGTGTGCTGCAGATTTCTTTGCTGGCCGCTATTCATTTTCACAGGAGGGATAA
- a CDS encoding pentapeptide repeat-containing protein, with the protein MPRKASRNESRFNGSRFNGSRFNGSRFNGSRFNGSRFNGSRQNGRYC; encoded by the coding sequence ATCCCAAGGAAAGCAAGCCGAAATGAATCACGGTTCAATGGATCACGGTTCAATGGATCACGGTTCAATGGATCACGGTTCAATGGATCACGGTTCAATGGATCACGGTTCAATGGATCACGGCAAAATGGGAGATACTGCTGA
- a CDS encoding protein-tyrosine phosphatase family protein → MKKADLKMVDYPLFWITDNLVVSRAPMSYDELGGLKEQGIDAIVNLCGEFSDLHELEEQAGFEVFWIPIPDETAPSMDEMEKGLEWLDEAVYLGKKVLVHCRHGIGRTGTFITAYLLRRGFSLNKAGKMLKSTRATPTNFSQWWLLRKFGKKEGQLSLQEPTPENRKNDDLEPFFLRYELLLESLRSRFPECSECTTPQACSHCDGEINLYLIEALYLHTKINVFLSIDQRNNLIDQFSRPQKTFSTGDKQAINNTTTASEVTCPLYRDVACLLHQFRPVSCRLHDHDVTAVEKTIQAELENLSKEIFSAVFDVSSNTSLPQVQLTDVVSGRFIQKYFQFLAAQKNTGNT, encoded by the coding sequence ATGAAAAAGGCTGATCTGAAAATGGTAGATTATCCGTTATTCTGGATAACGGATAATCTCGTAGTATCACGGGCACCCATGTCCTACGACGAACTTGGCGGGCTCAAAGAGCAGGGAATAGATGCGATAGTCAACCTTTGCGGTGAGTTCAGCGACTTACATGAACTTGAAGAGCAGGCCGGTTTTGAGGTTTTCTGGATTCCAATCCCTGATGAAACAGCACCATCCATGGACGAGATGGAAAAAGGGCTTGAATGGCTTGATGAGGCAGTTTACCTTGGTAAAAAAGTTCTTGTCCACTGCCGTCATGGAATCGGCAGAACCGGCACATTTATTACAGCCTATTTGCTTCGCCGCGGCTTCAGTTTAAATAAAGCCGGAAAAATGCTTAAGAGCACACGGGCGACACCGACGAATTTTTCCCAGTGGTGGTTACTCAGAAAATTCGGCAAAAAAGAAGGTCAGCTTTCCCTGCAGGAGCCCACTCCTGAAAACAGAAAGAATGATGACCTTGAACCGTTTTTCCTGCGTTACGAACTGCTACTCGAATCATTACGTTCCCGCTTTCCTGAATGTTCTGAATGTACAACTCCGCAAGCTTGCAGTCATTGTGACGGCGAAATCAATTTGTACCTGATCGAAGCCCTCTATCTTCATACCAAGATTAATGTATTCCTCAGCATCGACCAGCGAAACAATCTGATTGATCAATTCAGTCGCCCACAAAAAACATTTTCTACAGGGGACAAACAGGCTATAAACAATACAACAACAGCCAGCGAGGTAACCTGCCCGCTGTACCGCGATGTCGCCTGCCTGCTGCATCAATTCAGACCAGTAAGCTGCAGGCTGCATGATCATGATGTGACTGCAGTAGAGAAAACAATTCAGGCTGAACTGGAGAATCTTTCAAAAGAAATATTCAGCGCGGTCTTTGACGTGAGCAGCAATACATCTCTTCCGCAGGTGCAGCTGACTGATGTTGTATCCGGCAGGTTTATACAAAAATACTTTCAATTTTTAGCAGCCCAAAAAAACACCGGTAACACATGA
- a CDS encoding copper-binding protein: protein MGVGVIHQVSKLNRMVNMTHEPIPALNWPEMTMDLPVAKSVDLGSIKAGEQVKFHLELGPDNKYIITDIMK, encoded by the coding sequence ATGGGTGTCGGGGTTATCCACCAGGTCAGCAAGCTCAACAGGATGGTCAACATGACCCACGAGCCGATTCCGGCCCTGAACTGGCCGGAAATGACCATGGATCTGCCTGTGGCAAAATCTGTGGACCTGGGAAGCATCAAGGCCGGTGAGCAGGTTAAATTTCATCTTGAGCTTGGTCCTGACAACAAATATATCATCACGGATATCATGAAATAA
- a CDS encoding efflux RND transporter permease subunit: MHSNESESTGAIASLIAWSVKNQLLVALFVITLLVAGIRALGEMPLDAIPDMSDTQVIIRTDFAGQAPQIVEDLVTYPLSTTMLGLPRSKAVRGFSMFGTSFVYIIFEDGVDQYWARSRVIEALSKIGAELPETARPQIGPDATGVGWVYQYAVIDRNQIYDLAQLRSLQDWFLRYELATVPGVAEVASVGGFVKEYQVLVDPNRLRAFDVPLVRLIEAVRKASVEAGGRVLERGETEYIIRSKGYAENLEDLQKIVLYSRNSIPVLLTDVASIVEGPELRRGVTELDGEGEVVAGIVVMRVGENALNVIRGIEKKIDEIKSGLPEGVEIIPVYNRAPLIEGSISYLQDKLIEEGIVVAMVCLVFLLHARSALVAIITLPLAILAAFIVMTAQGITANIMSLGGIAIAIGAMVDASIVMVENAHRKLSELGGTISKRERAEVILQAAQEVGPGLFFSLLIITVSFLPVFALTGQSYKLFSPLAYTKTYSMAFSALLSVTLVPVLMLWLIRGRIRREDENWINRFFIFIYRPLLVRALKWKWLTIVLALLMLISMVYPVSKTGSEFMPALYEGELLYMPTTLPGISVTKAKEILQKTNLLIRSVPEVEMVFGKLGRAETATDPAPVSMIESWIRLKPKEEWREGLTKDDLIKELDKRVKLPGLVNSWGYPIKIRMDMISTGIRTPIGIKITGDKLETINRLALSVESAVKDIDGTRSVFADRVTGGKYLEITPDRDKIARYNIDLGTVQSIIGTALGGSRVSEVVQGRERYNIIVRYDRAFREDFDDLTNILVPTPMGQHIPLGQLADVEFVEGPPMIKSENARLTGWVFVDIDSRDIGSYVDEARDIVNQKVALPPGYNLIWSGQFEQMQEAEERMRIAVPATILIIFTLLMLHFGRLDRTLMIMLSLPFGLVGGVWAVHLAGYYFSVAVGVGFIALAGIAVETGVVMLLYIDQQVKMTKPANRKELLDAIIFGAALRVRPKLMTVATTMIGLTPIFITEGLGSDVMRRIALPMIGGMGSTTLLTLFMIPVVYFIWEAGKLKKSEG; encoded by the coding sequence ATGCACAGTAACGAAAGTGAGAGCACCGGAGCCATCGCAAGTCTCATCGCCTGGTCGGTAAAGAATCAACTGCTGGTTGCTCTATTTGTCATTACCCTCCTGGTCGCTGGGATTCGCGCTCTGGGCGAAATGCCTCTTGATGCCATCCCGGACATGAGCGATACCCAGGTGATCATCCGCACTGACTTCGCAGGTCAGGCCCCACAGATTGTTGAGGACCTCGTTACCTACCCGCTTTCAACGACCATGCTCGGCCTGCCTCGCAGTAAAGCAGTGCGCGGGTTCTCCATGTTCGGTACCTCATTTGTCTATATCATTTTTGAGGACGGGGTTGACCAGTACTGGGCCCGGTCACGGGTTATTGAAGCGCTCTCCAAAATAGGGGCCGAATTGCCGGAGACAGCCCGTCCGCAGATTGGCCCGGATGCAACAGGTGTCGGCTGGGTATATCAGTATGCCGTAATTGACCGGAACCAGATATATGATCTGGCCCAACTGCGTAGCCTGCAAGACTGGTTTCTCCGTTATGAGTTAGCCACTGTACCAGGCGTGGCCGAGGTCGCTTCGGTTGGCGGATTTGTAAAAGAGTACCAGGTCCTGGTAGATCCCAACCGGCTTCGCGCTTTTGATGTACCATTAGTCCGTTTGATCGAAGCTGTTCGTAAGGCTAGTGTAGAGGCGGGCGGCCGTGTTCTTGAACGGGGCGAAACCGAATATATCATCCGCTCCAAAGGCTATGCTGAAAACCTTGAGGATCTGCAGAAAATCGTCCTGTACTCGCGAAATAGCATTCCGGTTTTGCTTACTGATGTGGCTAGTATTGTTGAGGGACCGGAACTGCGTCGGGGTGTTACCGAGCTTGATGGTGAAGGCGAGGTTGTGGCCGGCATCGTGGTAATGCGGGTCGGCGAGAATGCCTTGAACGTCATCCGCGGCATAGAAAAGAAGATAGATGAGATAAAAAGCGGCCTGCCTGAAGGTGTTGAGATTATCCCCGTCTACAACCGCGCCCCCCTTATAGAAGGTTCCATCTCCTATCTCCAGGATAAGCTGATAGAAGAAGGTATCGTCGTCGCAATGGTCTGTCTTGTATTCCTGCTCCATGCCCGCTCGGCCCTTGTGGCGATCATCACCCTGCCGCTGGCAATTCTCGCTGCTTTCATCGTTATGACAGCCCAGGGAATTACCGCCAATATCATGTCTCTTGGCGGCATTGCCATTGCCATCGGTGCAATGGTGGACGCATCCATCGTTATGGTGGAAAACGCCCACCGTAAACTCTCTGAGCTGGGAGGTACCATAAGTAAACGGGAAAGAGCTGAAGTAATTTTACAGGCGGCCCAGGAAGTAGGTCCCGGGCTGTTTTTTTCTCTATTGATAATCACCGTCTCCTTCCTGCCCGTCTTTGCCTTAACCGGACAATCCTATAAGCTTTTTTCTCCCCTTGCCTACACCAAGACCTATTCCATGGCCTTTTCCGCCCTGCTTTCGGTAACGCTGGTACCGGTGCTGATGCTCTGGCTGATCAGGGGGCGGATACGCAGAGAAGATGAAAACTGGATTAACCGATTTTTCATATTTATTTACAGGCCTTTACTGGTACGAGCCCTTAAGTGGAAATGGCTGACCATAGTTCTTGCCCTACTGATGCTCATTTCCATGGTTTATCCAGTCTCCAAAACCGGCTCTGAGTTCATGCCTGCCCTTTACGAGGGTGAGTTACTGTACATGCCGACAACCTTACCCGGCATCTCAGTTACAAAGGCCAAAGAGATCCTGCAGAAGACCAACCTGCTGATTCGCTCCGTGCCGGAGGTGGAGATGGTTTTCGGTAAACTTGGTCGTGCCGAAACCGCTACAGATCCTGCACCTGTCTCGATGATTGAGAGTTGGATTCGCCTGAAGCCCAAAGAAGAATGGCGAGAAGGGTTGACCAAGGACGATCTGATTAAAGAACTCGACAAGAGGGTCAAGTTGCCGGGACTGGTCAACTCGTGGGGTTACCCCATCAAAATCCGTATGGATATGATTTCAACAGGTATCCGCACTCCCATCGGCATTAAAATCACCGGAGACAAGCTTGAAACAATTAACCGCCTGGCTCTTTCTGTAGAATCCGCAGTCAAGGATATAGATGGTACCCGATCTGTTTTCGCTGACCGGGTAACTGGCGGGAAATACCTGGAAATAACACCGGACCGTGACAAAATAGCCCGTTACAACATAGATCTCGGCACTGTTCAATCCATCATCGGCACCGCCCTGGGCGGCAGCAGGGTAAGCGAGGTAGTACAGGGTAGAGAACGGTACAACATTATTGTCAGGTACGACAGGGCGTTCCGGGAAGACTTTGATGATCTCACCAATATTTTAGTACCGACCCCAATGGGTCAACACATACCCCTGGGCCAATTAGCGGACGTTGAGTTTGTCGAAGGCCCGCCCATGATCAAGTCTGAAAACGCCCGGCTGACAGGTTGGGTTTTTGTGGACATCGACAGCAGGGATATTGGCAGCTATGTCGACGAGGCAAGGGATATTGTTAACCAAAAGGTTGCTCTTCCTCCCGGATATAACCTTATCTGGTCAGGTCAGTTCGAGCAGATGCAGGAAGCCGAGGAACGAATGAGGATCGCAGTGCCTGCAACGATTCTTATAATTTTCACCTTGCTTATGCTGCATTTTGGCAGACTCGACAGGACATTGATGATTATGCTCTCTCTACCGTTCGGACTGGTCGGTGGAGTGTGGGCAGTGCACCTTGCGGGTTATTACTTCTCAGTAGCGGTTGGTGTGGGTTTTATTGCCCTTGCCGGTATCGCAGTGGAGACGGGGGTGGTGATGTTGCTCTACATCGACCAACAGGTAAAGATGACCAAACCGGCAAACAGGAAAGAATTGCTGGATGCGATCATTTTCGGTGCCGCCCTCAGGGTAAGGCCCAAACTGATGACGGTTGCCACAACAATGATCGGACTTACCCCCATTTTTATAACCGAAGGCCTGGGCTCCGATGTTATGCGCCGTATTGCCCTGCCAATGATAGGTGGAATGGGCAGCACAACGCTGCTCACACTTTTTATGATTCCTGTGGTCTACTTTATCTGGGAAGCGGGAAAACTGAAAAAAAGTGAGGGATGA
- a CDS encoding sulfite exporter TauE/SafE family protein gives MSKRRIPFIAVASLALFFLASYSLSFAETKITTNGSVGDTVTIEGSIEPGKELYLAIAQQDEFKPGDATMPHEKSKFAKQTAKSGFGMDTSIPPLYYVLTSNPTAFGKRVDDTRFGGPSVFLGKGRTKGLYSTYSYLLNDDFNAIDADAKTGLGPIKTEEQWKFLKWANESSYGINTIVKEGNRVGKIVIFSRTVLGDDSSTNYWDKGTKINLDKETGKFTATFASFRHTPPDTQFDVYVNGAKADSFSLEGKGFWLKKGYRYMNPLWIVIGAILVGTYFSMIGAAGGMLMAAFQVLVVNTMGPVGVNAANVLKPSNMALTLFSPLGSFYRFAVVEKRVAWPVGISFGVGIFIGSIWLGKYVSALLPMQAYKEWLAVLVVIMGIKTLTEMTPKAMNKRKNIKAMTQKFNAAVKKAKETGDAMEMGSIEPVKTGLTDYRFKFWGEEFRINPLLFAFLGIIIGIVSRSFGIGGGFLLVPAMTTLGALPMYVAVPISLIGTCFSSIGSFFGYVMIGYWPDWVLAGAIIIGGFAGGMLGSRAQKFFSEMQLKVVLAITLFFLFFRFFKIEVWI, from the coding sequence ATGAGTAAAAGGCGAATTCCATTTATTGCAGTGGCAAGTCTTGCCCTGTTTTTCCTGGCAAGCTACAGTCTTTCGTTTGCCGAAACAAAAATAACCACTAATGGTAGCGTTGGAGACACCGTTACCATCGAAGGCTCCATCGAGCCAGGTAAAGAACTGTATCTCGCAATCGCTCAGCAGGACGAGTTCAAACCCGGCGATGCGACCATGCCACACGAGAAAAGTAAGTTTGCTAAACAGACTGCAAAAAGTGGTTTTGGTATGGACACCTCCATTCCACCTCTCTATTATGTTCTGACCAGCAACCCAACTGCTTTCGGTAAGCGCGTAGATGACACCAGATTCGGTGGACCGTCTGTTTTTCTTGGCAAAGGTCGTACTAAAGGTCTCTATTCAACCTACAGTTACCTGCTCAACGATGATTTCAACGCAATCGACGCTGATGCCAAAACAGGTCTTGGCCCGATCAAGACCGAAGAACAGTGGAAATTCCTGAAGTGGGCAAATGAGTCCAGCTACGGTATCAACACCATTGTAAAAGAAGGTAACCGTGTTGGTAAGATCGTTATCTTCTCAAGAACCGTACTTGGCGACGATTCGAGCACCAACTACTGGGACAAAGGTACCAAGATCAATCTCGACAAAGAGACTGGTAAATTTACCGCAACTTTTGCCTCCTTTCGTCACACTCCGCCAGATACTCAATTTGATGTGTATGTAAACGGTGCCAAAGCCGACTCTTTCAGCCTTGAAGGAAAAGGATTCTGGCTGAAAAAAGGTTACCGTTACATGAACCCTCTCTGGATCGTGATTGGTGCTATTCTTGTGGGCACCTACTTCTCCATGATCGGTGCTGCCGGTGGTATGTTGATGGCTGCTTTCCAGGTACTCGTTGTTAACACCATGGGTCCTGTTGGTGTCAACGCGGCTAACGTACTCAAGCCTTCCAACATGGCGCTTACTCTCTTCTCCCCACTCGGTTCTTTTTACCGGTTTGCTGTTGTTGAGAAGCGTGTTGCATGGCCTGTAGGTATCTCTTTTGGTGTCGGTATTTTCATCGGTTCCATCTGGCTCGGTAAATACGTTTCTGCTCTGCTGCCAATGCAGGCATACAAAGAGTGGCTCGCAGTTCTGGTTGTCATCATGGGTATCAAGACCCTCACGGAGATGACCCCAAAGGCGATGAACAAGCGTAAGAACATCAAGGCAATGACCCAGAAGTTCAACGCCGCAGTAAAGAAAGCCAAAGAGACCGGCGACGCTATGGAGATGGGTTCAATCGAGCCTGTAAAGACCGGCCTCACCGATTACCGTTTCAAGTTCTGGGGAGAAGAGTTCCGCATTAACCCGCTGCTCTTTGCATTCCTTGGTATTATTATCGGTATCGTCTCCCGCTCTTTCGGTATTGGTGGTGGTTTCCTCCTCGTACCTGCAATGACCACTCTTGGCGCGTTGCCAATGTACGTTGCTGTACCGATCTCCCTGATCGGAACCTGTTTCTCATCTATCGGTTCCTTCTTCGGTTATGTCATGATCGGTTACTGGCCTGACTGGGTACTTGCGGGTGCAATCATCATCGGTGGTTTTGCCGGCGGTATGCTCGGTAGTCGTGCTCAGAAATTTTTTAGCGAGATGCAGCTCAAGGTTGTTCTTGCAATCACTCTCTTTTTCCTCTTCTTCCGTTTCTTCAAGATCGAAGTATGGATATAA